One region of Armigeres subalbatus isolate Guangzhou_Male chromosome 3, GZ_Asu_2, whole genome shotgun sequence genomic DNA includes:
- the LOC134221491 gene encoding uncharacterized protein LOC134221491, whose translation MSDFTTILVLAAVFLTSNGLPKNAFQLQRFTPGPTCDPRWITIDSLKVQNSGGEPPRLMGTVEVLQTLTQNLLIQVGIRKKDFNFYHVLWFGRLCEIIPQMSKQWWLQVIPPPMSSRCPVKQGKYKVLNLEFDENLSFMDGDYQLSLTLKRGTQILCEAVLHFGVKRIEDS comes from the exons ATGTCAGACTTCACAACTATTTTGGTATTGGCAGCAGTGTTTCTGACATCAAATGGTCTT CCCAAAAATGCATTCCAATTGCAACGTTTCACGCCGGGCCCGACTTGCGATCCCCGCTGGATTACGATCGATTCTTTGAAAGTACAGAACTCGGGTGGGGAACCACCCCGCTTGATGGGCACCGTAGAAGTGCTGCAAACACTGACACAAAACTTACTCATTCAGGTCGGCATTCGGAAGAAGGATTTCAACTTTTATCATGTGTTATGGTTCGGCAGATTGTGTGAAATCATTCCACAGATGTCCAAACAATGGTGGTTGCAGGTGATACCCCCTCCGATGAGTAGCCGATGTCCAGTGAAGCAGGGAAAATATAAAGTTCTTAATCTAGAATTTGATGAAAATCTTAGCTTTATGGATGGGGACTACCAATTAAGCTTAACTCTGAAGCGAGGCACCCAAATTCTCTGCGAAGCTGTATTGCACTTTGGCGTGAAAAGAATTGAGGATTCTTGA